The Prosthecobacter algae genome includes a region encoding these proteins:
- the nusG gene encoding transcription termination/antitermination protein NusG — MLSDQPAWYVIHSKPKCEHLAAAMMLGLPEVQTYCPRIRFQRNTRRGKVWFLEALFPSYFFARFVPAQSLRAVRHSQNVIRIVDFGDQMVSVSDRVIQLIREEMDGQDIKEVQVDMKVGDTVELTEGPMRGLKGIVNSIHSGQDRVKILLEFLGRESLVEVNASKLLTEQTARQTLAGS, encoded by the coding sequence ATGCTATCTGACCAGCCCGCGTGGTACGTCATTCACTCCAAGCCCAAGTGCGAGCATCTGGCCGCCGCCATGATGCTCGGCCTGCCTGAGGTGCAGACTTACTGCCCGCGCATCCGCTTTCAGCGGAACACGCGGCGGGGCAAGGTGTGGTTTCTCGAGGCGCTGTTTCCCAGCTACTTCTTTGCGCGTTTTGTCCCCGCCCAGTCCTTGCGGGCGGTGCGGCATTCGCAGAATGTCATCCGCATCGTGGACTTCGGCGACCAGATGGTCTCCGTCTCGGACCGGGTCATCCAACTCATTCGCGAAGAGATGGACGGCCAGGACATCAAGGAAGTCCAGGTGGACATGAAAGTGGGAGACACGGTGGAGCTCACCGAAGGCCCCATGCGCGGCTTGAAAGGCATCGTCAATAGCATCCACAGCGGGCAGGACCGCGTCAAAATCCTCCTCGAATTCCTCGGCCGCGAAAGCCTGGTGGAGGTGAACGCCTCCAAGCTGCTCACCGAGCAGACGGCACGGCAGACTTTGGCGGGCTCGTAG
- the rnr gene encoding ribonuclease R, with product MESKILKLLGQADYAPSNVPELIDLLRLKPGQQQELQGVLEGLVKQGLIIRTKGNRYIESRDADLVPGIIQITRGGRGFVQPDESGIGEISIAESATSTALHGDRVLVRRDIKPTGLRKGVPDSNAGSVVRILERKRTQFVGTLQRSKQFLYVIPDDPRIPHNIYVPEPRDVGRQVNMGDKVVVEITAWESRQTPPEGEVIEVLGAPDAEGVDMLSVLRHYALPLHFPKEVLAEANTIAKSRPDNQPSAEESAERVDCRGHNVITIDPDDARDFDDAICIQPAGGGKWKVWVHIADVSHYVRPGSPLDVEAKKRGNSTYLVDRVIPMLPEALSNELCSLKPDVDRLTKCVEFLLSKTGEVISTKFYAAVIRSKRRFTYKEAFAVIQRQPEGEIESMLHDAHDMAQLIRKARFDNGSLDLDFPENKIRLDDQGRVLRIERIENDVSHQLIEEYMLLANEAVAADLMKRNRPAVYRIHEAPKDKKLQDYREDVLSHRIPCGDLSHRPEVQKLLAKLGALPIGQALKIGFLRSLMRARYAVEPLGHYGLAKTKYTHFTSPIRRYADLVVHRVLFDKVEAPIPALKQIAEHITETEKNSADAERDSKEVKLYAYLESQLASGNPTAYSALVTDTRNFGFFVDVPDLGLSGVVPLSSIQDDFYMLEPTRNHLIGRHTHRVIKLGDRVTVQIYKLDRFKKQVDFELTRERSQPQEGRSQEGRRGKPPVRPSGKSRGDFQKPNRRGEEAAPARSKESRPQEFQRQDSASRSGGRSRDEAPSKSQGRGQDRRSSRPQEEAPQGRPPAKKTGKRGPSASENAQPWSPKSKSPAETESPAPRRGRSSGKKAAEPAAETPVAAQKWYHKLGFGKAKAAAPAKKKKS from the coding sequence ATGGAATCGAAAATTCTGAAACTGCTCGGGCAGGCCGACTACGCGCCTTCGAACGTCCCCGAGCTGATTGACCTCCTCCGCCTGAAGCCCGGCCAACAACAAGAGCTGCAGGGCGTGCTGGAGGGCCTCGTCAAGCAAGGCCTCATCATCCGCACCAAGGGCAACCGCTACATCGAATCCCGCGATGCCGACCTCGTGCCCGGCATCATCCAGATCACCCGTGGCGGGCGTGGCTTTGTCCAGCCGGATGAATCCGGCATCGGCGAAATCAGCATCGCTGAAAGCGCCACCTCCACCGCCCTGCATGGCGACCGCGTGCTGGTGCGCCGCGACATCAAACCCACCGGCCTGCGCAAAGGCGTGCCGGACAGCAATGCAGGCTCCGTCGTTCGCATCCTGGAGCGCAAGCGCACCCAGTTTGTGGGCACCCTGCAGCGCAGCAAACAGTTCCTTTACGTTATCCCGGATGATCCACGCATCCCGCACAACATCTACGTGCCAGAGCCGCGCGATGTGGGCCGCCAGGTGAACATGGGCGACAAAGTGGTGGTGGAAATCACCGCCTGGGAAAGCCGCCAGACACCGCCTGAAGGCGAAGTGATCGAAGTCCTGGGCGCACCCGATGCCGAGGGTGTGGACATGCTGTCCGTGCTGCGCCATTACGCCCTGCCGCTGCACTTCCCCAAGGAAGTCCTGGCCGAGGCCAACACCATTGCCAAATCCCGCCCGGACAACCAGCCCAGTGCCGAAGAAAGCGCCGAGCGTGTGGACTGTCGCGGCCACAACGTCATCACGATTGACCCGGACGATGCGCGTGACTTTGACGATGCCATCTGCATCCAGCCTGCGGGCGGCGGCAAGTGGAAGGTGTGGGTGCACATCGCCGATGTCTCCCACTACGTCCGCCCCGGCAGCCCGCTGGATGTGGAGGCGAAGAAGCGCGGCAACTCGACCTACCTCGTGGACCGCGTGATCCCCATGCTGCCTGAGGCGCTGAGCAACGAGCTGTGCTCGCTGAAGCCGGATGTGGATCGGTTAACCAAATGTGTGGAATTCCTCCTGTCGAAAACCGGCGAGGTCATATCCACGAAGTTCTACGCCGCCGTCATCCGGTCGAAGCGCCGCTTCACCTACAAGGAGGCCTTCGCCGTCATCCAGCGCCAGCCCGAGGGCGAGATCGAGTCCATGCTGCATGATGCCCATGACATGGCGCAGCTCATCCGCAAGGCTCGTTTTGACAATGGTTCCCTGGATCTGGACTTCCCCGAAAACAAGATCCGCCTGGATGATCAAGGTCGCGTCTTGCGCATTGAGCGCATCGAAAACGACGTCTCCCACCAGCTCATCGAGGAATACATGCTGCTGGCCAATGAAGCCGTGGCTGCCGACCTCATGAAGCGGAACCGCCCCGCCGTATACCGCATCCATGAAGCGCCGAAGGACAAGAAGCTGCAGGACTACCGTGAAGATGTGCTGAGCCACCGCATTCCCTGCGGTGACCTTTCCCACCGCCCGGAAGTGCAAAAGCTGCTGGCCAAGCTGGGCGCTCTGCCCATCGGCCAGGCTTTGAAGATCGGCTTCCTGCGCTCCCTCATGCGTGCCCGTTATGCCGTGGAGCCCCTGGGCCACTACGGCCTCGCCAAGACGAAGTACACCCACTTCACCTCCCCCATCCGCCGTTACGCGGATCTCGTCGTGCATCGTGTGCTCTTTGACAAAGTCGAGGCTCCCATCCCGGCGCTGAAACAGATCGCCGAACACATCACCGAGACGGAGAAAAACTCCGCCGATGCCGAACGCGACAGCAAAGAGGTGAAGCTCTACGCCTACCTCGAGTCGCAGCTCGCCTCTGGCAATCCCACGGCCTACTCCGCCCTGGTCACCGACACACGGAACTTCGGTTTCTTTGTGGATGTGCCGGACCTCGGCCTCAGCGGCGTGGTGCCCCTGTCCTCCATCCAGGATGACTTCTACATGCTGGAACCCACGCGCAACCATCTCATCGGCCGCCACACCCATCGGGTGATCAAGCTGGGTGATCGCGTGACGGTGCAGATTTACAAGCTGGACCGGTTTAAAAAGCAGGTGGACTTTGAACTCACCCGCGAACGCTCGCAGCCGCAGGAAGGTCGCTCCCAGGAAGGCCGTCGTGGCAAACCTCCGGTTAGGCCATCCGGCAAATCGCGGGGTGATTTCCAGAAGCCGAACCGGCGCGGTGAGGAAGCCGCCCCGGCCCGTTCAAAGGAATCGCGTCCGCAGGAGTTCCAGCGTCAGGATTCAGCCTCCAGGTCCGGAGGCCGCTCGCGCGACGAGGCCCCCTCGAAATCCCAAGGCCGTGGCCAGGATCGCCGCTCCTCCCGCCCCCAGGAGGAGGCTCCGCAAGGCAGGCCCCCTGCCAAAAAGACAGGCAAGCGCGGCCCATCCGCTTCCGAAAACGCCCAGCCCTGGAGCCCGAAATCGAAGTCACCCGCTGAAACGGAATCCCCGGCCCCCCGCCGTGGCCGGTCTTCCGGCAAGAAGGCGGCCGAACCGGCAGCGGAAACGCCCGTGGCGGCACAGAAGTGGTATCACAAGTTAGGCTTCGGCAAAGCCAAGGCCGCCGCCCCGGCGAAGAAGAAAAAGTCATAA
- a CDS encoding DedA family protein, with product MIGDFLDLILHVDKHLLTFAQNYGTLIYVLLFAIVFCETGLVVTPFLPGDSLLFAVGALSVQGFVRLELIIPLLIAAAIIGDNLNYWIGRKAGTWMVTQKWFKRDYLSKTEAFFVKHGGKAIILARFVPIVRTFAPFTAGFGQMQYSRFLSYSLGGGFIWVLSFTLAGYFLGSIPIIKNNLKLVFVLIIFVSVLPIVIEVLKHKLAAKKEPKE from the coding sequence ATGATTGGCGACTTCCTTGATCTCATCCTGCACGTGGACAAGCACCTGCTCACGTTTGCACAGAACTACGGCACGCTCATTTACGTGCTGCTCTTCGCCATCGTCTTTTGCGAGACCGGGCTGGTCGTCACGCCGTTTTTGCCTGGGGATTCCCTGCTGTTTGCCGTCGGGGCGCTGTCCGTGCAGGGCTTTGTGCGGCTGGAGCTCATCATCCCGCTGTTGATCGCGGCGGCCATCATTGGCGACAACCTGAACTACTGGATCGGCCGTAAGGCCGGGACCTGGATGGTGACGCAGAAGTGGTTCAAACGGGACTACCTTTCCAAGACCGAGGCCTTCTTTGTCAAGCATGGCGGCAAGGCCATCATCCTCGCCCGCTTTGTGCCCATCGTGCGCACCTTCGCCCCCTTCACCGCAGGCTTCGGTCAGATGCAGTACTCCCGCTTCCTCAGCTACAGCCTCGGCGGCGGTTTCATCTGGGTGCTCAGCTTCACCCTGGCTGGCTACTTCCTCGGCAGCATCCCCATCATCAAGAATAACCTGAAGCTCGTCTTCGTGCTCATCATCTTCGTCTCCGTCCTGCCCATCGTGATTGAAGTCCTCAAGCACAAGCTGGCAGCGAAGAAGGAGCCGAAGGAATGA
- a CDS encoding SGNH/GDSL hydrolase family protein, translating into MRLLPFALLLALSGLAHAQKAPSKAPDVSKLDPAMGVNKKAEDNLEWHDVTAWGVEGRILPDQKRLRWFDRLPASAEGKVTPAVWNLSRDSAGMMVRFKTNAEAISIHYKLSKANIGMPHMPATGVSGVDLYARDEKDGGKWKWVQVTKPAAQEVKAEIIKGLAPGEREYAAYLPLYNGIESLSIGVAKGSTFEGLAPRTEKPVVFYGTSITHGACASRPGMVHTGILGRRLDRPVVNLGFSGNGRMDTAVGDYLVQLDAAVYVIDCLPNMQPAQVTEKCIPLVKQLRAAKPNTPIILVEDRRFTNDWITPAKKQFHTDNHAALKAAYETLVKEGVKDLHYIPGDSLYGDDTEGATDASHASDLGFMRQADIFEPVIRKALGN; encoded by the coding sequence ATGCGCCTCCTTCCCTTTGCCCTGCTGCTGGCCCTGAGCGGCCTCGCCCATGCCCAAAAGGCCCCTTCCAAGGCCCCGGACGTCTCCAAGCTGGACCCCGCCATGGGCGTGAACAAGAAGGCCGAGGACAACCTGGAGTGGCACGATGTGACGGCCTGGGGCGTGGAGGGCCGCATCCTGCCGGACCAGAAGCGCCTGCGCTGGTTTGACCGCCTGCCCGCCAGTGCTGAGGGCAAGGTGACGCCCGCCGTGTGGAACCTCAGCCGCGACAGCGCCGGCATGATGGTGCGCTTCAAGACCAATGCCGAGGCCATCAGCATCCACTACAAGCTCAGCAAGGCCAACATCGGCATGCCCCACATGCCCGCCACCGGCGTCAGCGGGGTGGACCTCTACGCCCGCGATGAAAAAGACGGCGGCAAATGGAAGTGGGTGCAGGTGACGAAACCCGCCGCCCAGGAAGTGAAGGCGGAGATCATCAAAGGCCTGGCCCCTGGCGAGCGCGAATACGCCGCCTACCTGCCCCTGTACAACGGCATCGAGTCCCTGAGCATCGGCGTGGCCAAAGGCAGCACGTTCGAGGGCCTGGCCCCGCGCACGGAAAAGCCCGTCGTCTTTTACGGCACCAGCATCACCCACGGCGCCTGCGCCAGCCGCCCCGGCATGGTGCACACCGGCATCCTGGGCCGTCGCCTGGACCGCCCCGTGGTGAACCTGGGCTTCTCCGGCAATGGCCGCATGGATACCGCCGTGGGCGACTACCTGGTGCAACTGGACGCCGCCGTGTACGTCATTGATTGCCTGCCGAACATGCAGCCTGCGCAGGTCACGGAAAAGTGCATCCCGCTGGTGAAGCAGCTGCGCGCGGCCAAGCCTAACACGCCCATCATCCTGGTGGAGGATCGCCGCTTCACCAATGACTGGATCACCCCGGCCAAAAAGCAGTTCCACACGGACAACCACGCCGCCCTCAAGGCCGCCTATGAAACCCTCGTCAAGGAAGGCGTGAAGGACCTCCACTACATCCCTGGCGACAGCCTCTACGGCGACGACACCGAAGGTGCCACCGATGCCTCCCACGCCAGCGACCTGGGCTTCATGCGCCAGGCAGACATCTTCGAGCCCGTGATCCGCAAGGCCCTCGGCAACTGA
- a CDS encoding DUF1501 domain-containing protein, whose product MKTPLNRLDEVSRRQFVSRLARTCLGVSLVPPAGLLRALETETSAPQHASHVIYLYMSGGMSHLDTFDTKPEAPAGYQGPVSTISTKAAGLQFSGYFPKLADHAPQMAVIRSMTHTQGAHEPGTYKVLTGYETSPSIRHPALGAWVARQVTQGHSTLPPYIRLGDLAGHPGSGFMDARYAPVPVLDPAKGLEHTQLQNGDSMTSLRKRSGLAGKLNEDFLRRYPMDEVKAHADVYADAIKLMTSKDLDAFDLSQEKGGLMEDYGNDSFGRGVLLARRLVQRGTKFVEIELGGWDTHANNFAQVEALSSRVDAAVSTLLKDLESLGLLESTLVVLTTEFGRSPKLNGTGRDHHPVAFSSFIAGGRVKGGQAYGRTDETGTRVVENPVSVLDFHATLGALLGVPPVETISAGSGGSFSIYGGTGAKRGVPIAALV is encoded by the coding sequence ATGAAGACGCCTTTGAACCGACTCGATGAAGTCTCCCGCCGCCAGTTCGTTTCCCGCCTGGCCCGGACCTGCCTGGGGGTGAGCCTGGTACCGCCCGCCGGGCTGCTGCGCGCGCTGGAAACGGAGACCAGTGCGCCCCAGCATGCCTCGCATGTGATCTACCTCTACATGAGCGGAGGCATGAGCCACCTGGACACTTTCGACACCAAGCCGGAGGCACCGGCTGGCTATCAGGGGCCGGTGAGCACCATCAGCACCAAGGCCGCTGGCTTGCAGTTCTCCGGCTACTTTCCCAAGCTGGCGGATCACGCCCCGCAGATGGCGGTGATCCGCTCCATGACCCATACCCAGGGCGCGCATGAGCCGGGCACCTACAAGGTGCTCACGGGTTATGAGACCTCCCCTTCCATCCGCCATCCGGCCCTGGGTGCATGGGTGGCGCGGCAGGTCACGCAGGGGCACTCCACCCTGCCTCCCTACATTCGGTTAGGCGATCTGGCGGGCCATCCCGGCAGCGGCTTCATGGATGCGCGCTATGCCCCCGTGCCGGTGCTGGACCCTGCCAAGGGACTGGAGCACACGCAGCTGCAAAACGGCGACTCCATGACCTCCCTGCGCAAGCGCAGCGGCCTAGCGGGCAAGCTGAATGAGGACTTCCTGCGCCGCTACCCGATGGACGAGGTGAAGGCCCATGCCGATGTCTATGCGGATGCCATCAAGCTGATGACCAGCAAGGACCTCGATGCCTTTGACCTCAGCCAGGAAAAAGGCGGGCTGATGGAAGACTATGGCAACGATTCCTTTGGCCGGGGTGTCCTGCTGGCCCGGCGGCTGGTGCAGCGCGGGACGAAGTTTGTGGAGATCGAGCTGGGCGGCTGGGACACGCATGCAAACAACTTTGCCCAGGTGGAGGCGCTGTCCTCGCGGGTGGATGCGGCGGTGAGCACCCTGCTGAAGGACCTGGAATCGCTGGGCCTGCTGGAAAGCACTCTGGTGGTCCTCACCACGGAATTTGGCCGTTCGCCGAAGCTCAATGGCACGGGCCGCGACCACCATCCGGTGGCGTTTTCCTCCTTCATCGCCGGGGGGCGTGTGAAGGGCGGGCAGGCCTATGGACGGACGGATGAAACGGGCACGCGGGTGGTGGAAAATCCGGTGTCCGTGCTGGACTTTCACGCCACCCTCGGGGCCCTGCTGGGCGTGCCGCCGGTGGAAACCATCTCCGCAGGCAGCGGGGGCAGCTTCAGCATCTACGGCGGTACCGGGGCCAAGCGCGGTGTGCCCATCGCCGCCCTGGTGTGA
- a CDS encoding DUF1549 domain-containing protein — MNRDEDIAKLLEGCLSKEDEAALAQDAGVQMELKKQIALDAALKVLLEDKKVMAGLGESILASLKAAPVSRLEQEILAATLGAAKRGKGGRTRRAAPVWAMLPRWTTAAAAVFMGGMAGSLLWPEAVLRLELGPVIVQRTGEPFLMHGVLIAGLPAPAPALPPEVAPEMPAPPVQEMVLPKVSIAAAPPAAAPVEVPPAPVPVPKEVAESSPLPPAMPQPVPMVEVLEAKLPVPMRLTSKPGPEVPADVALTSLQRVDFERHVLPILQRSCFECHSGKLKKPKGGIRLDDLAAIREKSRTDNLLFPHKPDRSTLVRSHTLPADHEEAMPPKDESTPLTSEEKGLIHRWVEEGADFGEWTSERAKEVQISTQNEAVDTAQVQATARRIDELLRQDLARHGQEPRALAAESTWLRRVYLDLVGRIPTAPEASRFLKDKQADKRARLVDELLASNGHVSHMFNYWSGLLRARDELAEGVKGDFYLAWIKQSVRDNKPYDQWARELISPEGYGWRAPAAGYYLRDGVNRAANIESTATLFLGTQISCAQCHDHPYDRWTRKDYHQFMAWTSGIQTATEETSVGQVEAKAVQEAAERYDRMAMNRADPERRARYERVSDAIQALQKAAGGTGVTNGEGSPALLPDDYQYSDGKPGEALPAAVLYGETPKGQTRAADTLAAWVTAPDNARFSLTLANRLWERLFGQPFAGPVDHVREVADCDNPDLAQYLVHVVRQSRYDVRQILRILCLTQAYQQEAGLPVEDPTVAYRFPGPVVRRLSAEQVWDSMMALAVDDLDVKLNFDPPEVAKLEAAAAAKKTSEVTQVAKQMAGEEEREMKAEQRRARLRGDMAQEFAGGGLERASELPQPTPDGHFLRMFGQGSRDFIGDAWSASTVPQALLMLNSDFFDHVARSGSPLSDSLRASSNARDVARSAFMTVLTREPTAAELDDCLDILGETRNAKTLARTLLSTAEFVFQK, encoded by the coding sequence ATGAACCGGGACGAAGACATCGCCAAGCTGCTGGAGGGCTGCCTTTCCAAGGAAGACGAGGCTGCGCTGGCTCAGGATGCCGGGGTGCAGATGGAGCTGAAAAAGCAGATCGCGCTGGATGCGGCGCTGAAGGTTTTGCTGGAGGACAAAAAGGTCATGGCAGGGCTGGGCGAGAGCATCCTGGCCAGCCTCAAGGCCGCGCCCGTGAGCCGGTTGGAGCAGGAGATCCTGGCTGCCACGCTAGGGGCAGCAAAGCGGGGCAAAGGTGGTCGTACCCGGCGCGCAGCCCCAGTGTGGGCCATGCTGCCCCGGTGGACCACGGCTGCGGCGGCGGTGTTCATGGGCGGGATGGCAGGCTCGCTGCTGTGGCCGGAGGCTGTGTTGCGTTTGGAGTTAGGCCCCGTCATCGTGCAGCGCACCGGAGAGCCTTTTCTCATGCATGGGGTGCTGATCGCGGGGCTGCCCGCCCCTGCGCCTGCCTTGCCGCCTGAGGTCGCACCGGAGATGCCCGCGCCTCCTGTCCAGGAGATGGTTTTGCCCAAGGTTAGCATCGCTGCCGCCCCACCTGCCGCCGCGCCTGTGGAGGTGCCGCCCGCCCCGGTTCCGGTGCCCAAAGAGGTGGCGGAATCTTCCCCGCTGCCGCCAGCGATGCCCCAGCCGGTGCCGATGGTGGAGGTGCTGGAGGCCAAGCTGCCCGTCCCCATGCGCCTGACCTCCAAACCGGGGCCGGAGGTGCCTGCGGATGTGGCGCTGACCTCGCTGCAAAGGGTGGACTTTGAACGGCACGTGCTGCCCATCCTGCAGCGCTCCTGCTTTGAATGCCACAGCGGCAAGTTGAAGAAGCCGAAGGGCGGCATCCGCCTGGATGACTTGGCGGCGATCCGTGAAAAGAGCCGCACGGACAACCTGCTCTTTCCCCACAAGCCGGATCGCAGCACGCTGGTGAGATCCCACACCCTGCCAGCCGACCACGAGGAGGCCATGCCGCCGAAGGACGAAAGCACGCCGCTGACCTCGGAGGAAAAGGGCCTCATCCACCGCTGGGTGGAGGAGGGGGCGGACTTTGGCGAATGGACGTCCGAGCGCGCCAAGGAGGTGCAGATTTCCACCCAGAATGAGGCGGTGGATACGGCCCAGGTGCAGGCCACTGCGCGGCGGATCGACGAATTGCTGCGCCAGGATCTGGCCCGGCATGGGCAGGAGCCGCGTGCGCTGGCGGCGGAAAGCACCTGGCTGCGCCGGGTGTATCTGGACTTGGTCGGACGCATCCCCACTGCCCCGGAGGCCAGCCGTTTTCTCAAGGACAAGCAGGCAGACAAACGCGCCCGCCTAGTGGATGAGCTGCTGGCCTCGAACGGCCACGTCAGCCACATGTTCAATTACTGGAGCGGCCTGCTGCGGGCGCGGGATGAACTGGCCGAAGGGGTGAAGGGCGACTTTTACCTGGCCTGGATAAAGCAGAGCGTCCGGGATAACAAACCGTATGACCAATGGGCGCGCGAGCTCATCAGCCCCGAAGGCTACGGCTGGCGGGCCCCGGCGGCGGGCTATTACCTGCGCGACGGGGTGAACCGCGCGGCGAACATCGAGAGCACGGCCACGCTGTTTTTAGGCACCCAGATTTCCTGCGCGCAGTGCCATGACCATCCCTATGACCGCTGGACGCGGAAGGACTATCACCAGTTCATGGCCTGGACCTCCGGCATCCAGACCGCCACGGAGGAGACCTCCGTGGGGCAGGTGGAGGCGAAGGCGGTGCAGGAGGCGGCGGAGCGTTATGACCGCATGGCGATGAACCGGGCCGACCCGGAAAGGCGCGCTCGCTATGAGCGTGTGAGCGATGCCATCCAGGCCCTGCAAAAGGCGGCTGGCGGCACCGGAGTGACCAATGGTGAAGGCAGCCCCGCGCTGCTGCCGGATGACTATCAATACAGCGATGGCAAGCCGGGCGAGGCCCTGCCTGCGGCGGTGCTGTATGGGGAGACGCCGAAAGGCCAGACCCGCGCGGCGGATACGCTGGCGGCCTGGGTGACGGCACCGGACAATGCGCGCTTCAGCCTGACGCTGGCGAACCGGCTTTGGGAGAGGCTTTTTGGCCAGCCCTTTGCAGGCCCGGTGGACCATGTGCGGGAGGTGGCGGACTGCGACAATCCGGACCTGGCGCAATACCTGGTGCATGTGGTCCGGCAGTCCCGGTATGATGTGCGGCAGATCCTGCGCATCCTGTGCCTGACGCAGGCCTACCAGCAGGAGGCGGGCCTGCCCGTGGAAGATCCCACGGTGGCCTATCGCTTTCCTGGCCCGGTGGTGCGGCGGCTTTCGGCCGAGCAGGTGTGGGATTCCATGATGGCGCTGGCTGTGGATGACCTGGATGTGAAGCTGAACTTTGACCCGCCTGAAGTGGCGAAGCTAGAAGCTGCTGCCGCTGCCAAAAAGACCAGCGAAGTGACCCAGGTGGCCAAGCAGATGGCGGGCGAGGAAGAACGCGAGATGAAGGCCGAACAACGCCGCGCCCGGCTGCGCGGGGACATGGCCCAGGAATTCGCCGGTGGCGGGCTGGAGCGCGCCTCCGAGCTACCCCAGCCGACGCCGGACGGGCACTTCCTGCGCATGTTTGGCCAGGGCAGCCGGGACTTCATCGGCGATGCATGGAGCGCCTCCACCGTGCCGCAGGCGCTGCTGATGCTGAACAGTGATTTCTTTGACCATGTGGCCCGGTCCGGCAGTCCACTTTCGGACAGCCTGCGTGCCTCCAGCAATGCCCGCGATGTGGCCCGCAGCGCCTTCATGACGGTGCTGACGCGGGAGCCGACGGCGGCGGAGCTGGACGATTGCCTGGACATTCTAGGCGAGACGCGCAATGCCAAGACGCTGGCGCGCACGCTTCTTTCCACCGCTGAGTTTGTGTTTCAAAAATAA
- a CDS encoding RNA polymerase sigma factor translates to MANLPDLESEPDERLARHAEDGQEAAFRVLLGRHLQPLRTYLALRAPVADLIDEVAHDAFVFAYRHLAEFTHGSMQAWLRSIAHHQLRDRLKAHARESVKHERYGEHLRWELALAQMDAPAASEEADYLARCVEKLRLSQRELLTLRYEQELSSEEIAQRTGRSTLGVRTVLMRIRQQLRQCIESQMEGVTP, encoded by the coding sequence ATGGCCAACCTGCCTGACTTAGAATCTGAGCCTGATGAGCGGCTCGCCCGACATGCGGAAGACGGCCAAGAAGCGGCTTTCCGGGTGCTGCTGGGCCGTCATCTGCAGCCATTGCGCACTTACCTTGCCTTGCGCGCCCCGGTGGCGGACTTGATTGATGAGGTGGCGCATGATGCCTTTGTGTTTGCCTACCGGCATCTGGCGGAATTTACCCACGGCTCCATGCAGGCCTGGCTGCGCAGCATCGCGCATCATCAGTTGCGTGATCGCCTGAAGGCCCATGCTCGGGAATCGGTGAAGCACGAACGCTATGGCGAGCACCTGCGCTGGGAGCTGGCGCTGGCCCAAATGGATGCACCGGCGGCCAGCGAGGAGGCGGACTACCTGGCCCGCTGCGTGGAAAAGTTGCGCCTCAGCCAGCGGGAGTTGCTGACGCTGCGCTATGAGCAGGAGCTGAGCAGCGAGGAGATCGCCCAGCGCACGGGCCGCAGCACCCTGGGCGTACGCACGGTGCTGATGCGCATCCGCCAGCAGTTGCGCCAGTGCATTGAATCTCAGATGGAAGGAGTCACGCCATGA